AATCCTTATGTTTATCATTTTCCGAAAACGAAAAATAAAATTTCCGTAAAAATTCTTACAGAAATTTTTCACCAAGCATTATATCATGCTTCTAAGGAAAGTTATTTAGATTTTGAAAACGATTTTGTTAAAAAGTTTCGCTATAATTTACCAGCACAAATGATTTTTAGCGAAAAATTTAAGGGGAAAAATGAAAATAAGTAAAAAAAAGTTGATTTTTGTTGGCGTTTTTCCGGTTTTCGCTATGAGCTTTTTAATCAGCTGTGAAAATCAGTTAAATTTTTTAAATGTTTCTAGGGCAAACTATCAAAAATTTGCTATAATTAATCGGAACGAAAAAACTATCGCTAAACCTTTTTTCGAGAACGCTAATATCTTGGAATTGCTAGCGAAAATTTATGATACTAACGATTCAAAAAAACAACTTATAAGCCGCATAAATGCAATCGAAACTGAAAAATATATAAGCGATTTAGCGTTTAAATTTAGTTTTTATAATCCGATAAATCCTTGGCCCAGCCATTCAATTGTTGGTGGTTTAGGCAAAAAAGATTCAAATCCTGTTTTATTCGAACAGGCAAAAAAATCGTTTACGGATCTTTTTAAAAACAATTGACTTTGGTTGCTTAAGAATCTAGAAAAAACAGTTTTTATCCGTGGCCTTGCCGAAATTGATCAATTCCAAGAACAAAACGAGGAACTTAATATTAATCTAAAAGAAAAAGCGCTTAAAAATAGTTTCTATCAACCAAAGTCAAACAAATTTACTGATATTGCAATTGTTGGCTCAAAAACTGAAAAAAATGAAGAAAATACAAAAAATGAAATTGAAACGAAAAATTATAAAATTTTTCTATTAAATGAAGAGAATTTCATTTTCTCATTTAATCTTAAAAAAGAGTTAAAAAACGGAAAATTAATCAATTCAGAAATTAATTTAAATCCTTGAATCCGAATTTATCCTAAATTTTTAAATAAAACTGACCAAAAATTTCCTTTACAGGAATATGCAAGAATAGTTTCGAATTATCGGACCGGAGTTCTAGGCGCAAATGTTTCGCTTGTTGAAAAGTCTATTTTCGAAGAAAATCAAGGCGGAAACGTTTTTTATTATACTTTGGTTGATTTTAAAACAAGCTAAAAAAATTTAAAAAAATCTAGTACCTTTTTAAAATTTTTTAAATGTTGTATAACGTTTTAAATTTTTTAAATTTTAAAAAGGCTAGAAAGAAATCTCAAAAAATTATTTATTTTTTTATTAATTTTTTTAAGTTTACTATATAATTTCATTTCGATAGGTTTAAAATTGCTTTTTAAATTTTTTCACTAAAAATAAAAATTGTCTGCATTTTATAAAAAAGGAGAAAAATGCCATATTTGGATAAGCAAAGAAAAGATGGCCTTTTGCAAAGCGATGCATTCTATAACGAACTGTTTCTTGGTTTGTTTGGGTTTGGGTTTTGGTATTTAGGCAGAGTTAGTTTAGCAATAATTCGGTTTACGTTTACGATTGTTGGTCTTTTAATGATTTTCATTCCACAAATGATGTATCTTGGCTCAACAGCTCAAGACGAGATAAAAAATGATGTTTATATTTTAACAATCGTTGGGGGGGTGATTCTTGCTGTTTCTTTACTTTGAAATATCATAACTACGATTATGATATTCACAGCCGATATGCGTGATGATAGAGGAGGAAAAATTCTTCATTGGGGGACAGAAATCGAAGATAATCCTGATTTAGAAGACGCATTTGATATCCCGGTTGAAGAAGAAGAGTCTACTCCAGTTTTGGCAATGGAAACAGAGTCAGTTATAGAAGAAACTGAGGCCTTAGATTTGCAAGTTGAATCATTAGAACCAGAATCATTAGAACCAGAGCCCGTTACAGAGCCTGTATATTTTGAGCCAGTTAAACCAGTTTTTGAACCTGAGTTTGTTACTGACCCAGTTGTTGCTGAGCCAGTTTTTGGGACACAACCAGTTAAACCAGTTGCTGAACCTCCAGTTGCTGAACCTGTTGTTAAACCAGTTTTTGAACCAGTTGCTGAACCAGTTAAACCAGTTGCTGAACCTGTTGTTAAACCAGTTTTTGAAGTAGAGGAAAATTTTGATATTGCTCGACAAATTGAAATGATTAATACTGAACAAGTGCAAATCAGTCAATTACAAACTGTGCAAAAAGCAGAAATACCAGTTGATTTTAGCGCTTTAAAACACATTCATCACACAACTTTTACAATCCAAGAAATCGAAAGTGGAATTGTTGATGAACATTTTGAAATTCGCGGTCAGCACGATATAAGTTGTCATAAATAATTTTTGCTATAACTTTTTATAATATAAGATGAGATTGAGAAGAATTCCTGATGCACTTGAGCGAATTCAAAGTCAAAATTTGCTTGTAAAACCACCATTGACTATTGATGATTCTTGAATAATTGAAATCGGGATGGGCAAAGGTAAAATGATAACCAAACTAGCTTTTGCTAATTCTCATAATAATTTTTTAGGTGTTGAAAAATTTCCTTCGGCTGCTGTTAAATCATTAAAATATGTAAAATATTATAATCTAACCAACTTTTTTATTCTCATAAGTGATGCTAAAGATTTATTATCATCAATTCGTGGTAAAACAAATCAAATTTGGCTTACTTTCCCTGATCCTTGGCCGAAAAAAAAACATCAAAAACGGCGTTTGACCTACAAGAGTTTTCTTAGCATATATGCTAATTTATTAAATAAAAACGGTGTTTTGAAACTAAAAACTGACAGTTTTAAATTCTTTGAATTTTCAGTCGCGTCTTTGTTAGAAAATGGCTGGAAAATTATTTTTCGAACTAATGATTTGCTCAATTCTTCTGTTGGCGATCAAAATGTGATGACAACATATGAAGAAAAATGAGTGAATTTAAATTATAAAATTCATTATCTTGAAGCTATTTTTAATTAATCTAATTATTTTCTATATTTGGGTAAAAAATATAGGATAAAACTTAAAATTATATTTTTTTGACAGTATATTAATTTTTTCTGTTACAATTATATTATTTTCTTGCTATCTATTTAATCGTTTCGACAGGGTGTAACAATTTCTAATGAAAAATTTTTCTGAAGTTTTTATCAAATATTCGAATGAGTTTGAATCAAATAAAATAACTATTGAACCTGTTTTTTCCGATTCACAAATCCCAATGCTCATAAAAGAGGATTTAGCTATTACTGAATATCTTGGCCAAAAAAAAGCTTATATTAATTTAGGTTCTCGTTTAAAAGATTTCTCTCCAAACCGGTTTCGCAAAATTGCGGCCAAATTAGCACATTACCCTCGTGATATCCAAATTGATTTTGACAAGTTTCCGCACAGTTTTTTGCGTTATTTAATTGAAGTTGTCGCCTTTCAGCGCTCTGATATTTTTTCGCTAAAAGCCGATTATGCAAAAACGCGCGCAAAGTATCGTAGTATTTTAGTGGTTTCTAGCTATTTAGATGAGCTAAAACCGATAATTGAAAAATACCAAATCATAAATAATAGTGTCAATTACGCCCGTTATTATCAAAATATCCCACCAAATATTGGGAATTCTGAATTCCTTGCTAGCGAAATTCAGAAAAAAATTCTCTTAAATCCAAAATTAACTGTAAAAGTCTTAGGGGAAAAAGAAATAAGAAAATTAGGAATGAATCTTCTTTTAGCTGTTAACCGCGGTTCCACTTATGAGGCTAAATTAGTAGTAATTTCTTATGAAGGCTTGCCTGGTTCGCAGTATAAAACCGCATTTGTTGGTAAAGGGATAACTTTTGACTCTGGTGGGTATAATATAAAAACCGGAATGTTCATGAATGATATGAAATATGATATGTCCGGCGCAATAATCTGTGCTGCGGCAATGGATGCACTTGCCCAATTTAATCCACTTGCAAATGTGGTTGCTGTTTTGCCTATTACTGATAATCGTTTAGATGGTGATGCAAATACAGCTGATGCTGTCTGGCGATCAATGAACGGGAAAACTGTGGAAATTAATAATACAGATGCCGAAGGTCGACTAATTTTAGCAGATGCAATCACCTACGCAATTCGCCAGGAAAATGCAACTGAAATTATCTCGGTAGCAACGCTTACTGGTGCAATCCGCGTTGCTTTAGGTGATACTTTCACCGGCGCTTTTGCAAATGAAGAAAAAATTTGAAAAGGTCTTAACGAAGCATCAAAAGAAGCTGGAGAATTAATTTGGCGAATGCCATTACATCTTGATTTTGCCCAAAATATCCGCGATTCAAAAGTAGCTGATCTTAAAAATACTGATTTTTCTGGTAAGGCTGGTTCTTCTTCGGCTGCAATGTTTATTTCCGAATTTGTTGAGGATAAACCGTTTTGTCATTTAGATATTGCTGCAACCGCATTTGTTAAAAACAATCCTACCGGAATTATGGTAAAAACTCTTGTTGAATACATTTTAGCAAAGTA
The sequence above is a segment of the Mesomycoplasma flocculare ATCC 27399 genome. Coding sequences within it:
- a CDS encoding aromatic motif membrane protein, with translation MKISKKKLIFVGVFPVFAMSFLISCENQLNFLNVSRANYQKFAIINRNEKTIAKPFFENANILELLAKIYDTNDSKKQLISRINAIETEKYISDLAFKFSFYNPINPWPSHSIVGGLGKKDSNPVLFEQAKKSFTDLFKNNWLWLLKNLEKTVFIRGLAEIDQFQEQNEELNINLKEKALKNSFYQPKSNKFTDIAIVGSKTEKNEENTKNEIETKNYKIFLLNEENFIFSFNLKKELKNGKLINSEINLNPWIRIYPKFLNKTDQKFPLQEYARIVSNYRTGVLGANVSLVEKSIFEENQGGNVFYYTLVDFKTS
- the trmB gene encoding tRNA (guanosine(46)-N7)-methyltransferase TrmB; translated protein: MRLRRIPDALERIQSQNLLVKPPLTIDDSWIIEIGMGKGKMITKLAFANSHNNFLGVEKFPSAAVKSLKYVKYYNLTNFFILISDAKDLLSSIRGKTNQIWLTFPDPWPKKKHQKRRLTYKSFLSIYANLLNKNGVLKLKTDSFKFFEFSVASLLENGWKIIFRTNDLLNSSVGDQNVMTTYEEKWVNLNYKIHYLEAIFN
- a CDS encoding M17 family metallopeptidase translates to MKNFSEVFIKYSNEFESNKITIEPVFSDSQIPMLIKEDLAITEYLGQKKAYINLGSRLKDFSPNRFRKIAAKLAHYPRDIQIDFDKFPHSFLRYLIEVVAFQRSDIFSLKADYAKTRAKYRSILVVSSYLDELKPIIEKYQIINNSVNYARYYQNIPPNIGNSEFLASEIQKKILLNPKLTVKVLGEKEIRKLGMNLLLAVNRGSTYEAKLVVISYEGLPGSQYKTAFVGKGITFDSGGYNIKTGMFMNDMKYDMSGAIICAAAMDALAQFNPLANVVAVLPITDNRLDGDANTADAVWRSMNGKTVEINNTDAEGRLILADAITYAIRQENATEIISVATLTGAIRVALGDTFTGAFANEEKIWKGLNEASKEAGELIWRMPLHLDFAQNIRDSKVADLKNTDFSGKAGSSSAAMFISEFVEDKPFCHLDIAATAFVKNNPTGIMVKTLVEYILAK